In Xanthomonas sp. SI, the following are encoded in one genomic region:
- a CDS encoding peptidylprolyl isomerase → MEIANGLVATIHYTLTDDAGEVIDQSAPDNPLSYLHGAGNIVPGLEKALTGKRPGERVQVDVIPAEGYGPRHEQLQQQVPRSSFPDAEGLQPGMQFQAQTDQGPLLVTVTEVGAELVTIDGNHPLAGQVLHFAVEVAGVRDATEQEKNQGHAGAAL, encoded by the coding sequence ATGGAGATCGCCAATGGCCTTGTCGCCACCATCCACTACACCCTGACCGACGATGCCGGCGAGGTGATCGATCAATCCGCGCCGGACAATCCGCTGAGCTATCTGCACGGCGCCGGCAACATCGTGCCGGGGCTGGAAAAGGCGCTGACCGGCAAGCGCCCCGGCGAACGCGTGCAGGTCGACGTGATTCCGGCCGAAGGCTACGGTCCGCGCCACGAGCAGCTGCAACAGCAGGTGCCGCGCAGCTCGTTCCCGGATGCCGAAGGCCTGCAGCCCGGCATGCAGTTCCAGGCGCAGACCGACCAGGGCCCGCTGCTGGTCACGGTCACCGAGGTCGGCGCGGAACTGGTGACCATCGACGGCAACCATCCGCTGGCCGGGCAGGTGCTGCATTTCGCGGTGGAAGTGGCCGGCGTGCGCGATGCCACCGAGCAGGAAAAGAACCAGGGCCACGCGGGCGCGGCGCTGTAA
- a CDS encoding Hsp70 family protein: MRLGIDFGTSNSAAAAVIDGRVVPIGFGDQHQFRTTVYFPEVMRDPADFELTPVLERQVDELIEAGRRDAAAAGRERSRDELRRDAIRVVRRQWMEAQMREPRSSAALLQNAVYGDAALDAYFIEGEGSLVQSPKSMLGYNLHPRAKQTITGIATHILEHIRLTASQQLGLQVRSALLGRPVQFRSSIGEAGNAQALQILHSAAIAAGFDDIAFLEEPAAAAMHYHAGSDERHDAVVVDIGGGTTDIAHASVGGDGAPQVHRAWGIARGGTDIDLALSLASYMPLFGRGSTRVPAHHYVEAAMVQDTTRQRDFRQHRYDEVPHPYDTRLQALQDTGNTARLYRAVERSKIRLSDSAQHAEALEYIEAGLQVQVRADELTHAARSYLEALGELLAQVRSDIGCDPAAVFLTGGMSRAGYIQQVVAAAFPQARLVHGDPSFGVVQGLALAAAQR, encoded by the coding sequence ATGAGACTCGGCATCGATTTCGGCACCAGCAACTCCGCCGCCGCCGCGGTGATCGATGGCCGCGTGGTGCCGATCGGCTTCGGCGACCAGCACCAGTTCCGCACCACCGTGTACTTCCCGGAAGTGATGCGCGACCCGGCCGATTTCGAGCTGACTCCGGTGCTGGAACGGCAGGTGGACGAGCTGATCGAGGCCGGGCGCCGCGATGCGGCCGCCGCCGGCCGCGAGCGCAGCCGCGACGAGTTGCGCCGCGATGCGATCCGGGTGGTGCGCCGGCAATGGATGGAAGCGCAGATGCGCGAGCCGCGCAGTTCCGCGGCGTTGCTGCAGAACGCGGTGTACGGCGACGCGGCGCTGGATGCGTATTTCATCGAAGGCGAAGGCAGCCTGGTGCAGAGCCCGAAATCGATGCTCGGCTACAACCTGCATCCGCGCGCCAAGCAGACCATCACCGGCATCGCCACCCATATCCTCGAGCACATCCGCCTGACCGCCTCGCAGCAACTCGGCCTGCAGGTGCGCAGCGCGCTGCTCGGGCGCCCGGTGCAGTTCCGCAGTTCGATCGGCGAGGCCGGCAACGCGCAGGCGCTGCAGATCCTGCACAGCGCCGCGATCGCCGCCGGCTTCGACGACATCGCGTTCCTGGAAGAACCCGCCGCCGCGGCGATGCACTACCACGCCGGCAGCGACGAACGCCACGACGCAGTGGTGGTGGACATCGGCGGCGGCACCACCGACATCGCCCACGCCAGCGTCGGCGGCGACGGCGCGCCGCAGGTGCATCGCGCCTGGGGCATTGCCCGTGGCGGCACCGACATCGACCTGGCGCTGAGCCTGGCCAGCTACATGCCGCTGTTCGGCCGCGGCAGCACCCGCGTGCCGGCGCACCATTACGTCGAGGCGGCGATGGTGCAGGACACCACCCGCCAGCGCGATTTCCGCCAGCATCGCTACGACGAAGTGCCGCACCCTTACGACACGCGGCTGCAGGCGCTACAGGACACCGGCAACACCGCGCGCCTGTACCGCGCGGTGGAGCGCAGCAAGATCCGCCTCAGCGACAGCGCGCAGCACGCGGAGGCGCTGGAGTACATCGAAGCCGGGCTGCAGGTGCAGGTGCGGGCCGACGAACTGACCCATGCCGCGCGCAGCTATCTGGAGGCGCTGGGCGAGCTGCTCGCGCAGGTCCGCAGCGACATCGGCTGCGATCCGGCCGCGGTGTTCCTGACCGGCGGCATGTCGCGCGCCGGCTACATCCAGCAGGTGGTCGCCGCCGCGTTCCCGCAAGCGCGCCTGGTGCACGGCGACCCCTCGTTCGGCGTGGTCCAGGGTCTGGCCCTGGCCGCCGCGCAGCGCTGA
- a CDS encoding methyltransferase domain-containing protein, translated as MSGYATQINTLNLGGQDYRIRSLLDTQQFSDPDAQAEAAGISSAQWSLFGNVWPAGRLLAEAMALYDFGDKRILEIGCGLGLASLVLRRRGADIVASDRHPLTEVFLAYNAALNEMPAVPYRRLDWDQPNLELGRFDVIIGSDVLYEHQHPALLAELLARHATASAEVLIADPGRGNSAALTRALATQGYALSEQREMPLGPDDLPPYRGRVLRFSRDALPTGGNA; from the coding sequence GTGTCCGGCTACGCCACCCAGATCAACACGCTCAACCTGGGCGGCCAGGACTATCGCATCCGTTCGCTGCTCGATACCCAACAGTTCTCCGATCCCGACGCGCAGGCCGAAGCGGCCGGCATTTCCTCGGCGCAATGGAGCCTGTTCGGCAACGTGTGGCCGGCCGGCCGGCTGCTCGCCGAAGCGATGGCGCTGTACGACTTCGGCGACAAGCGCATCCTCGAGATCGGCTGCGGCCTCGGCCTGGCCAGCCTGGTGCTGCGCCGCCGCGGCGCCGACATCGTCGCCAGCGACCGGCATCCGCTGACCGAAGTGTTCCTGGCCTACAACGCCGCGCTCAACGAAATGCCCGCGGTGCCGTACCGCCGCCTCGACTGGGACCAGCCCAACCTCGAGCTGGGCCGTTTCGACGTGATTATCGGCAGCGATGTGCTGTACGAACACCAGCATCCGGCGCTGCTGGCCGAATTGCTGGCGCGGCATGCGACGGCGAGCGCGGAAGTGCTGATCGCCGATCCGGGCCGCGGCAACAGCGCCGCACTGACCCGCGCGCTGGCCACGCAGGGCTACGCGCTCAGCGAACAGCGCGAAATGCCGTTGGGGCCGGACGATCTGCCGCCCTACCGCGGCCGCGTGTTGCGCTTCAGCCGCGATGCCCTGCCAACCGGTGGCAACGCGTGA
- a CDS encoding YkgJ family cysteine cluster protein, protein MSAQQATPRAAAEKSVTCDRCDAICCRLTVLLMPDDKVPEHYTEHTAEGLHVMARDEDGWCVAVDSKRMCCSIYEQRPAICRKFTMAGPYCRDIRRIHNDQLARGIPLTMY, encoded by the coding sequence GTGAGCGCGCAACAGGCAACGCCGCGCGCCGCGGCCGAAAAATCCGTCACCTGCGATCGCTGCGACGCGATCTGCTGCCGCCTGACCGTGCTGCTGATGCCCGACGACAAGGTGCCCGAGCACTACACCGAGCACACCGCCGAAGGCCTGCACGTGATGGCCCGCGACGAGGACGGCTGGTGCGTGGCGGTGGACAGCAAGCGCATGTGCTGCTCGATCTACGAACAGCGCCCGGCGATCTGCCGCAAATTCACGATGGCCGGCCCGTATTGCCGCGACATCCGCCGCATCCACAACGATCAGTTGGCGCGCGGCATTCCCCTGACGATGTACTGA
- a CDS encoding EAL domain-containing protein, translated as MLLRSLSAELGQPACGNCRDGEPLDFGIRMAFQPIVDAQARTIYAYEALVRGEDGSGAAAVLARVRPQQLYRFDQTCRVQAIATAARLGLRTRLSINFIPNAVYEPATCIRLTLAAAEHYGVPTGDLIFEMSESERIRDLPKVVRILRDYAQRGFLTAIDDFGAGHSGLNLLASFQPHLLKLDMALIRDIDSSVPRQHIVAGIVGMAAALGCRVLAEGVETPAEYRALRALGIDLYQGFLFAMPALEALPEIPAERWASLEQAA; from the coding sequence ATGCTCCTGCGCTCCCTCTCCGCTGAACTGGGCCAGCCGGCCTGCGGCAATTGCCGCGATGGCGAACCGCTCGACTTCGGCATCCGCATGGCGTTCCAGCCGATCGTCGATGCGCAGGCGCGCACGATCTACGCGTACGAGGCGCTGGTCCGCGGCGAGGACGGCAGCGGCGCGGCCGCGGTATTGGCGCGGGTGCGGCCGCAGCAGCTGTACCGCTTCGACCAGACCTGCCGAGTGCAGGCGATCGCCACCGCGGCGCGGCTGGGTCTGCGCACCCGGCTGTCGATCAATTTCATTCCCAATGCGGTGTACGAACCGGCGACCTGCATCCGCCTGACCCTGGCCGCGGCCGAGCACTACGGCGTGCCGACCGGCGATCTGATCTTCGAGATGAGCGAGTCCGAGCGCATCCGCGACCTGCCCAAGGTGGTGCGGATCCTGCGCGACTACGCGCAGCGCGGATTCCTGACCGCGATCGACGATTTCGGCGCCGGCCACTCCGGACTCAACCTGCTCGCCAGTTTCCAACCGCATCTGCTCAAGCTGGACATGGCCCTGATCCGCGACATCGATAGCAGCGTACCGCGCCAGCATATCGTCGCCGGCATCGTCGGCATGGCCGCGGCACTGGGCTGCCGGGTGCTTGCCGAGGGCGTGGAAACGCCCGCCGAATACCGCGCGCTGCGCGCGTTGGGCATCGACCTGTACCAGGGTTTCCTGTTCGCGATGCCGGCGCTGGAGGCGTTGCCGGAGATTCCCGCCGAACGCTGGGCCAGCCTGGAACAGGCCGCCTGA
- a CDS encoding mechanosensitive ion channel family protein, giving the protein MLPPSVHRWLDLIVPGAHIALIVLGAWLLRTLLRRLVRRLSEHHALPPELTMLARRGSGFVIYTTALLLILDRLGVSGTVLWTAFTGFAAVAAVAFFAAWSVLSNIFCTLLIFATRPFRLHDHIELLENGEKPGLKGQVVDINLIYTTLRENRGDEGDSVLQIPNSLFFQRSTRRWRGHPVPPGLG; this is encoded by the coding sequence ATGCTGCCACCCTCGGTCCACCGCTGGCTGGACCTGATCGTGCCGGGCGCGCATATCGCGCTGATCGTGCTCGGCGCATGGCTGTTGCGCACTCTGCTGCGGCGGCTGGTACGGCGCCTGAGCGAGCACCACGCGTTGCCACCCGAACTGACCATGCTGGCGCGCCGCGGCAGCGGCTTCGTGATCTACACCACGGCGCTGCTGCTGATCCTGGATCGGCTCGGCGTGTCCGGCACGGTGCTGTGGACCGCATTCACCGGCTTCGCCGCCGTGGCGGCGGTGGCGTTCTTCGCGGCCTGGAGCGTGCTGTCGAACATCTTCTGCACGCTGCTGATCTTCGCCACGCGGCCGTTCCGCCTGCACGACCACATCGAACTGCTCGAGAACGGCGAAAAGCCCGGACTCAAGGGCCAGGTGGTGGATATCAACCTGATCTACACCACGCTGCGCGAGAACCGCGGCGACGAAGGCGACAGCGTGCTGCAGATTCCCAACAGCCTGTTCTTCCAGCGCAGCACGCGGCGCTGGCGCGGCCATCCGGTGCCGCCGGGACTCGGCTAG
- a CDS encoding DUF2789 domain-containing protein — MELPVHPFADLFAQLGLPNSETEIRQFIGRHSPLPDTMRLEEAPFWTPAQAQLLREERIDDADWAMVVDQLNIALHSRPVPPVGTAANDD, encoded by the coding sequence ATGGAACTACCCGTCCACCCGTTCGCCGATCTGTTCGCCCAGTTGGGCCTGCCCAACAGCGAAACCGAGATCCGCCAGTTCATCGGCCGCCATTCGCCGCTGCCGGACACGATGCGGCTGGAGGAAGCGCCGTTCTGGACGCCGGCACAGGCGCAGCTGCTGCGCGAGGAGCGCATCGACGACGCCGACTGGGCGATGGTGGTCGATCAACTCAACATCGCCCTGCACTCGCGGCCGGTCCCGCCGGTCGGCACCGCCGCCAACGACGACTGA
- a CDS encoding DksA/TraR family C4-type zinc finger protein, whose translation MATGWAGDGAVQDQIDATVEDAIKRARSQLPQGPSLEQCEACDAPIPEARRKAVPGVRLCVACQEAHDHEQHEHSGYNRRGSKDSQLR comes from the coding sequence ATGGCCACAGGGTGGGCAGGCGACGGCGCGGTGCAGGACCAGATCGACGCCACCGTCGAAGATGCGATCAAGCGTGCGCGCAGCCAGCTGCCGCAGGGCCCGAGCCTGGAGCAGTGCGAGGCCTGCGATGCGCCGATTCCCGAGGCGCGGCGCAAGGCGGTGCCGGGCGTGCGCCTGTGCGTGGCCTGCCAGGAAGCGCACGACCACGAACAGCACGAGCACAGCGGCTACAACCGCCGCGGCAGCAAGGACAGCCAGCTGCGCTAG
- a CDS encoding DUF2058 domain-containing protein, whose translation MRNPLQEQLLKAGLVKKNQVAQVAREQAKARHGKAPPLPSAEQLESERLRLERVERDRALAAERNAQARAQEQRAQARQIVDSNKLKADGEIDYHFTDAGKIQRLRVDAALRAQLISGAAVIARLDAGYAPIPRAVVEKVASRDPAAIVLDTTQAAPAAGDEDDAYYSRFQVPDDLIW comes from the coding sequence ATGCGCAATCCCCTGCAGGAACAGCTGCTCAAGGCCGGCCTGGTGAAGAAGAACCAGGTGGCGCAGGTCGCGCGCGAGCAGGCCAAGGCACGCCACGGCAAGGCGCCGCCGCTGCCCAGCGCCGAGCAGCTGGAGAGCGAGCGGCTGCGGCTGGAACGGGTGGAGCGCGACCGCGCGCTGGCCGCCGAGCGCAACGCGCAGGCGCGTGCGCAGGAGCAGCGCGCACAGGCGCGGCAGATCGTCGACAGCAACAAGCTCAAGGCCGATGGCGAGATCGACTACCACTTCACCGATGCCGGCAAGATCCAGCGCTTGCGGGTCGACGCCGCCTTGCGCGCGCAGCTGATCAGCGGTGCGGCGGTGATCGCGCGGCTGGATGCCGGCTATGCGCCGATCCCGCGCGCGGTGGTGGAAAAGGTGGCCAGCCGCGATCCCGCGGCGATCGTGCTCGACACCACCCAGGCCGCGCCGGCGGCCGGCGACGAGGACGACGCGTACTACAGCCGCTTCCAGGTGCCGGACGACCTGATCTGGTAG
- a CDS encoding YgjP-like metallopeptidase domain-containing protein — MQTLKYLVGYPPHVQDQVRELIARDRLGEWLRKRYDTPNPVRNDRQLYDYTLALKDRHMRSSDPLHKVIYDNRLQAVKHALGTHTSVSRVQGSKLKASREIRIAGVFRDAPAAFLQMIVAHELAHLKESAHNKPFYQLCTHMAPDYHQLEFDLRLYLTQLDLAGTADR; from the coding sequence ATGCAAACGCTGAAATACCTCGTCGGCTATCCGCCGCATGTGCAGGATCAGGTCCGCGAGCTGATCGCGCGCGATCGCCTCGGCGAATGGCTGCGCAAGCGCTACGACACGCCCAATCCGGTGCGCAACGACCGCCAGCTGTACGACTACACGCTGGCGTTGAAGGACCGTCACATGCGCAGCTCCGATCCGCTGCACAAGGTCATCTACGACAACCGGCTGCAGGCGGTGAAACACGCGCTCGGCACCCACACCAGCGTCTCGCGGGTGCAGGGCAGCAAGCTCAAGGCCAGCCGCGAGATCCGCATCGCCGGCGTATTCCGCGACGCGCCGGCGGCGTTCCTGCAGATGATCGTGGCGCACGAACTGGCGCACCTGAAGGAAAGCGCGCACAACAAGCCGTTCTACCAGCTGTGCACGCACATGGCGCCGGACTACCACCAACTGGAATTCGATCTGCGCCTGTACCTGACCCAGCTCGATCTCGCCGGTACCGCGGACCGCTGA
- a CDS encoding rRNA pseudouridine synthase: MSVPTRLDKYVAAMLPCSRSEAQQYIEGGWVSVDGVVVEEPQAAVTTQQVTLAADAQLGAVEPATLLLHKPAGLDLDAALALVRPDTRSALDMAKVRVLKRHFLRLNAPMPLEDAASGLLVLSQDGRVLRRLTEDATSIEQEFVVEVRGELKPYGMLRLAHGLVYRQRSLPPCKVSWQNEDRLRFAIKHVQPGQLQHMCAEVGLEAISLRRLRVGRIPLGKLAAGEWRYLPGGERF, from the coding sequence ATGTCCGTCCCTACCCGCCTCGACAAATACGTGGCCGCCATGCTGCCGTGCTCGCGCAGCGAAGCGCAGCAGTACATCGAGGGCGGCTGGGTCAGCGTGGACGGCGTGGTGGTCGAGGAACCGCAGGCGGCGGTGACCACGCAGCAGGTGACCCTGGCCGCCGACGCGCAACTGGGCGCGGTCGAACCGGCCACCCTGCTGCTGCACAAGCCGGCCGGGCTGGATCTGGACGCCGCCCTGGCCCTGGTCAGGCCGGACACGCGCAGCGCGCTGGACATGGCCAAGGTGCGCGTGCTGAAGCGCCACTTCCTGCGTCTGAACGCGCCAATGCCGCTGGAAGACGCCGCCAGCGGCCTGCTGGTGCTGAGCCAGGACGGCCGCGTGCTGCGCCGCCTGACCGAGGACGCGACCTCGATCGAACAGGAATTCGTGGTCGAGGTGCGCGGCGAACTGAAGCCTTACGGCATGCTGCGGCTGGCGCACGGCCTGGTGTACCGGCAGCGCAGCCTGCCGCCGTGCAAGGTCAGCTGGCAGAACGAGGACCGCCTGCGCTTCGCGATCAAGCACGTGCAGCCCGGGCAGCTGCAGCACATGTGCGCCGAGGTCGGGCTGGAAGCGATCAGCCTGCGGCGCCTGCGTGTGGGCCGCATCCCGCTGGGCAAGCTGGCAGCGGGCGAATGGCGTTATCTGCCGGGCGGCGAGCGTTTCTGA
- a CDS encoding S41 family peptidase has translation MIATMLAAALALAPTDAAVAQADLQFAAARIAADHPGLVPGEDPGLAAQARQAASAAQAQARRIVDRAGYAQVMQAYAAAFGDPHVAIELASPDTDTGAASTTPPAPASAAQGAFERLTPAAWKLTLPTFYAGDPGFESTMSAIAAAADALRQHTPTLLVLDLRGNGGGAAAPGDAVLAAIWGEQALPALDRRRASASLWRVSDGVIENLQTRRTRIAARYPQELPGFDRLLDGLRAAQRQGEALYRDPLPSAAAGTAPRGGPARIVAITDGACISACLDFMDRLLEGPGVEQVGQPTGADTLYTEVESVPLPSGRATLLLPMQRLEGRQRGAMQAYAPRVRLDDDAAVSAWLRREVAAVSPPAGTAP, from the coding sequence ATGATCGCAACGATGCTGGCAGCGGCACTGGCCTTGGCGCCGACCGACGCCGCGGTGGCGCAAGCCGACCTGCAGTTCGCCGCCGCGCGCATCGCCGCCGATCATCCGGGACTGGTCCCCGGCGAGGATCCGGGGCTGGCCGCGCAGGCGCGGCAGGCGGCGAGCGCGGCGCAGGCCCAGGCGCGGCGCATCGTCGATCGTGCCGGCTATGCCCAGGTCATGCAGGCCTATGCCGCCGCGTTCGGCGATCCGCATGTCGCGATCGAACTGGCCTCGCCCGACACCGACACCGGCGCCGCGAGCACGACACCGCCCGCGCCCGCCAGCGCCGCGCAGGGCGCATTCGAACGCCTCACGCCAGCGGCCTGGAAACTGACCCTGCCGACCTTCTATGCCGGCGATCCCGGCTTCGAGTCGACGATGAGCGCGATCGCCGCGGCGGCGGACGCGCTGCGCCAGCACACGCCCACACTGCTGGTCCTGGACCTGCGCGGCAACGGCGGCGGCGCCGCGGCGCCCGGCGATGCGGTGCTGGCCGCGATCTGGGGCGAGCAGGCGCTGCCCGCGCTGGACCGCCGCCGCGCCAGCGCCTCGCTGTGGCGGGTCTCCGACGGGGTCATCGAAAACCTGCAGACGCGCCGCACGCGCATCGCCGCGCGCTACCCGCAGGAACTGCCCGGCTTCGACCGCTTGCTGGACGGCCTGCGCGCGGCGCAGCGCCAGGGAGAGGCGCTGTATCGCGATCCGCTGCCGAGCGCGGCCGCCGGCACCGCGCCGCGCGGCGGCCCGGCACGCATCGTCGCCATCACCGATGGCGCCTGCATCAGTGCCTGCCTGGATTTCATGGACCGGCTGCTGGAAGGTCCCGGCGTGGAGCAGGTCGGCCAGCCGACCGGCGCCGACACGCTCTACACCGAAGTGGAAAGCGTGCCGCTGCCGAGCGGACGCGCGACGTTGCTGTTGCCGATGCAGCGCCTGGAAGGGCGCCAGCGCGGCGCGATGCAGGCCTATGCGCCGCGCGTGCGCCTGGACGACGACGCGGCGGTGAGCGCCTGGCTGCGCCGCGAAGTGGCCGCGGTCTCGCCGCCGGCCGGCACCGCGCCGTAG